A part of Arthrobacter dokdonellae genomic DNA contains:
- the mmsB gene encoding multiple monosaccharide ABC transporter permease has translation MNAIKQLFGGNTRQFGMIFALVALVVFFQFMTGGVILTPDNVINLVNGYSYILILAIGMVLVIIAGHIDLSVGSVAAFVGIVVALTMRDWGLPWYMGIVVGLVLGAVIGAWQGFFVAYLGIPAFIVTLAGMLLFRGANQYFGKSLTVPVSTDFQYIGAGYLPEIGPDTGYNNLTLLVGFIVVAALIWGELRGYRKAVALGADVKPLWVTVVKLVVLSGVVLYATYLFATGRPGTSFPIPGIILGVLVLAYGFISARTTIGRHIYAVGGNRHAAALSGVKSKRTDFLVILNMAVLAGLAGMIFVARSNASGPSDGVGWELDAIAAVFIGGAAVTGGVGTVVGSMIGGLVMAVLNNGLQLMGVGSDMTQIIKGLVLLAAVVFDVYNKSQGRASFIGLMMKRLGGRDNPDLAVAEPLKDTVKLES, from the coding sequence ATGAACGCCATCAAACAGCTCTTCGGCGGCAACACCCGCCAATTCGGGATGATCTTTGCGCTCGTCGCCCTGGTCGTCTTCTTCCAGTTCATGACCGGCGGGGTGATCCTCACCCCGGACAACGTCATCAACCTGGTCAACGGCTACTCCTACATCCTCATCCTGGCCATCGGCATGGTGCTGGTCATCATCGCCGGCCACATTGACCTGTCCGTGGGCTCCGTCGCCGCGTTCGTCGGCATCGTCGTGGCGTTGACCATGCGGGACTGGGGCCTGCCCTGGTACATGGGCATCGTCGTCGGACTTGTCCTGGGAGCCGTCATCGGCGCCTGGCAGGGCTTCTTCGTCGCCTATCTCGGCATTCCGGCCTTCATTGTGACCCTGGCCGGCATGCTCCTGTTCCGCGGCGCGAACCAGTACTTCGGCAAGTCCCTGACCGTCCCCGTCTCCACCGACTTCCAGTACATCGGCGCGGGCTACCTGCCCGAGATCGGCCCGGACACCGGCTACAACAACCTCACCCTCCTGGTCGGCTTCATCGTCGTGGCCGCCCTCATCTGGGGCGAGCTGCGCGGATACCGCAAGGCCGTGGCCCTCGGCGCCGACGTCAAGCCCCTCTGGGTGACCGTCGTCAAGCTCGTGGTCCTTTCCGGCGTGGTCCTCTACGCCACGTACCTCTTCGCCACCGGCCGGCCCGGCACGTCGTTCCCCATCCCCGGCATCATTCTCGGCGTCCTGGTCCTGGCCTACGGCTTCATCTCCGCCCGCACCACCATCGGCCGGCACATCTACGCCGTCGGCGGCAACCGCCATGCGGCGGCCCTCTCCGGCGTCAAGAGCAAGCGCACCGACTTCCTGGTGATCCTGAACATGGCCGTGCTGGCGGGCCTGGCCGGCATGATCTTCGTGGCCCGCTCCAACGCCTCCGGACCGTCCGACGGCGTCGGCTGGGAACTGGATGCCATCGCCGCCGTCTTCATCGGCGGGGCCGCGGTCACCGGCGGCGTCGGAACCGTGGTCGGCTCGATGATCGGCGGCCTGGTCATGGCCGTGCTGAACAACGGGCTGCAGCTCATGGGCGTCGGCTCCGACATGACCCAGATCATCAAGGGCCTGGTCCTGCTCGCCGCCGTCGTCTTTGACGTCTACAACAAGTCCCAGGGCAGGGCATCCTTCATCGGCCTGATGATGAAGCGCCTCGGCGGCCGGGACAACCCGGACCTGGCGGTCGCGGAACCGCTCAAGGACACCGTCAAGCTCGAATCCTGA
- a CDS encoding Gfo/Idh/MocA family protein, translating into MTIPRFVGRPDWYTTFNPETLAATGAPIRWGVVATGGIATTVTGDLALLEDAVLQAVSSRSEASAAAFAGKFGFATHYYDGGRDGLGAPGHLQLVEDPDVDVVYIATPHAQHYDIAKAALENGKHVLCEKALTITAAEARSLIGLARARNLFLMEAVWARFVPGFQRALEIVASGEIGEVKWVRADLGFPAPLDDTARIWAPADGGGALLDISVYPLLWAWATLGKPSSVTATGELTALGVDAQNSLSLSYGNGAQAQLMSYLGSQGPRVASVAGTKGFIDTVGSVNNPKALRICVGWDSERTESFEHPGRGYTYQLREVTRCIQAGLTESTTMPLDDSLAIMELFDDARRQLGVTYPNDSRTDL; encoded by the coding sequence ATGACCATTCCGCGTTTTGTCGGCCGCCCCGACTGGTACACCACGTTCAACCCCGAGACCCTTGCCGCCACGGGCGCACCCATTCGCTGGGGCGTGGTCGCCACCGGCGGCATCGCGACCACGGTCACCGGAGACCTCGCCCTCCTCGAGGACGCCGTGCTGCAGGCGGTCAGCTCGCGCAGCGAGGCCAGCGCCGCGGCCTTTGCCGGGAAGTTCGGCTTCGCCACCCACTATTACGACGGCGGACGCGACGGCCTGGGTGCCCCCGGCCACCTCCAGCTGGTGGAGGACCCCGACGTGGACGTAGTGTACATCGCCACGCCGCACGCCCAGCACTACGACATCGCCAAGGCCGCCCTGGAAAACGGCAAGCACGTGCTGTGCGAGAAGGCCCTGACCATTACGGCGGCCGAGGCCCGCTCACTGATCGGGCTGGCCCGGGCGCGGAACTTGTTCCTCATGGAGGCCGTCTGGGCGCGGTTTGTGCCGGGCTTCCAGCGGGCCCTGGAAATCGTTGCCTCCGGCGAAATCGGCGAGGTCAAGTGGGTCCGCGCGGACCTCGGCTTCCCGGCGCCGCTCGATGACACCGCCCGCATCTGGGCCCCTGCCGACGGCGGCGGAGCCCTGCTGGACATCTCCGTCTACCCGCTGCTGTGGGCGTGGGCAACCCTGGGAAAGCCCTCCTCCGTGACCGCCACGGGCGAGCTCACGGCGCTGGGCGTGGACGCGCAGAATTCACTGTCCCTGAGTTACGGCAACGGGGCGCAGGCGCAGCTGATGAGCTACCTCGGGTCCCAGGGTCCACGGGTGGCCTCCGTGGCCGGGACCAAGGGCTTCATCGACACGGTGGGATCAGTCAACAACCCCAAGGCCCTGCGCATCTGCGTGGGCTGGGACAGCGAACGCACCGAGTCGTTCGAGCACCCCGGCCGCGGCTACACGTACCAGCTGCGCGAGGTGACCCGCTGCATCCAGGCCGGCCTGACCGAAAGTACCACGATGCCGCTGGATGACAGCCTGGCCATCATGGAACTGTTCGACGACGCCCGCCGCCAGCTCGGCGTCACCTACCCCAACGACTCCCGCACGGACCTCTAA
- a CDS encoding nitrilase-related carbon-nitrogen hydrolase gives MLLALLQANAAPLDVAANLETIRRAARDAADAGADVLLTPELFPLGYDPLRIGAEFDAALLPGLRAGLADLARSCGIGLVYSLPVHDGGTGLNISATLLDAEGAELLSYAKVHLFGPDERKAFTGATRPPGVVQFNGLAVSLVICYDVEFPETVRAAAVRGAEVVLVPTALAHGFDEVPQVILRARALENHVAIGYANHCGTESGVAFGGGSVIAGPDGALLATAGPGPELLYARLDPGAIRASRVEVPYLAGRRPDLYRDWDRG, from the coding sequence ATGCTGTTGGCACTGCTGCAGGCCAATGCCGCCCCGCTGGACGTTGCGGCCAACCTGGAGACCATCCGCCGGGCCGCCCGCGACGCCGCCGACGCGGGCGCTGACGTGCTGCTGACGCCGGAACTGTTCCCGCTCGGCTACGACCCCCTGCGCATCGGCGCCGAGTTTGACGCCGCGCTGCTGCCCGGCCTCCGGGCCGGGCTGGCGGACCTTGCCCGGAGCTGCGGGATCGGCCTGGTCTACAGCCTTCCCGTGCACGACGGCGGCACCGGGCTGAACATTTCAGCCACCCTTCTCGACGCGGAGGGCGCCGAGCTGCTCAGCTACGCCAAGGTGCACCTCTTTGGCCCCGACGAGCGCAAGGCCTTTACCGGTGCGACCCGGCCCCCCGGCGTCGTGCAGTTCAACGGGCTGGCCGTCTCGCTGGTGATTTGCTACGACGTTGAATTTCCGGAAACGGTGCGCGCCGCGGCCGTGCGCGGGGCCGAGGTGGTGCTGGTGCCCACCGCCCTGGCGCACGGCTTCGACGAGGTCCCGCAGGTGATCCTGCGTGCGCGGGCGCTGGAAAACCATGTGGCGATCGGCTACGCGAACCATTGCGGCACCGAGTCCGGCGTGGCCTTTGGCGGCGGCAGCGTCATCGCCGGGCCCGACGGCGCCCTGCTCGCCACGGCGGGCCCGGGACCGGAGCTGCTGTACGCCCGGCTGGACCCGGGGGCCATCCGGGCCAGCCGGGTCGAGGTCCCTTACCTGGCCGGGCGCCGCCCCGATCTGTACCGGGACTGGGACCGGGGTTAG
- a CDS encoding branched-chain amino acid ABC transporter permease, whose amino-acid sequence MIPTLLTLLPAASADDSSWITFDIPSLMQNFWSATFDGLTFGSIYALVALGYTLVYGVLNLINFAHSEVFIMGCYGVFFTLSFLGFGPSAPNLSVGSIIVNLLLALVVAICASALTAFLLERLAYKPLRKRNAPRLVFLITAIGASFTIQYTIFLVRGPNPEPALTMFRSRPIFEVFGTFIYDQQLIIVIAAVIMMVITERFISKSRTGRGIRAVAQDPDTATLMGVNKERIIITTFVIGGILAGAAALFYVMKIPSGVQYNGGFILGIKAFAAAVLGGIGNVRGALLGGLLLGLIGNYGQILLGNSQWTDVVAFVVLVLVLLLRPEGILGTSLGRSKA is encoded by the coding sequence CCACCTTTGACGGACTGACCTTCGGCTCCATCTACGCCCTGGTGGCCCTTGGCTACACCCTGGTCTACGGAGTGCTGAACCTCATCAACTTCGCCCACTCCGAAGTGTTCATCATGGGCTGCTACGGCGTGTTCTTCACGCTCAGCTTTCTGGGCTTCGGCCCGTCCGCACCGAATCTGTCCGTCGGCTCTATCATCGTCAACCTGCTGCTGGCGCTCGTCGTGGCCATTTGTGCCTCCGCGCTCACGGCATTCCTGCTCGAGCGGCTGGCCTATAAACCGCTGCGCAAACGCAACGCGCCCCGTCTGGTCTTTCTGATCACCGCCATCGGCGCGTCCTTCACCATCCAGTACACGATCTTCCTGGTCCGCGGACCCAACCCGGAGCCGGCCCTGACCATGTTCAGGTCGCGGCCCATCTTCGAGGTCTTCGGCACCTTCATCTACGACCAGCAGCTGATCATCGTCATCGCGGCCGTCATCATGATGGTCATCACCGAACGGTTCATCAGCAAGTCCCGCACCGGGCGCGGCATCCGCGCCGTGGCCCAGGACCCGGACACCGCCACGTTGATGGGCGTCAACAAGGAAAGAATCATCATCACCACGTTCGTGATCGGCGGCATCCTGGCCGGCGCGGCCGCCTTGTTTTACGTCATGAAGATCCCCTCCGGCGTCCAGTACAACGGCGGATTCATCCTGGGGATCAAGGCATTCGCCGCCGCCGTGCTTGGCGGCATCGGCAACGTCCGCGGGGCCCTGCTCGGCGGCCTGCTGCTCGGGCTCATCGGCAACTACGGCCAAATCCTGCTGGGCAACTCCCAGTGGACCGATGTCGTCGCGTTCGTGGTCCTGGTGCTCGTGCTGCTGCTGCGGCCCGAAGGCATTTTGGGTACCTCGCTGGGAAGGAGCAAGGCATGA
- a CDS encoding ABC transporter ATP-binding protein: MSESTEATGRHADTHVAAVETEVAEAAAPERDIAVKIGDDLVEVKNLTMKFGGLLALDNISFTIKRGEILGLIGPNGAGKTTCFNAMTGVYKPTSGQVLLEGRVLNGVKQHKITRAGLARTFQNIRLFGEMTALENVVVGLDARHKTSVIGALLRLPRHIREEKSAIERGMALLEFVGIADQAATLSRHLPYGSQRRLEIARALATDPKVLCLDEPAAGFNPAEKEELMQLIRTIRDDGYTVLLIEHDMKLVMGVTDRIVVLEFGKKIADDVPSVIREDPKVVSAYLGEPEDDFA; this comes from the coding sequence ATGAGCGAGTCAACGGAAGCGACCGGCAGGCATGCCGACACTCATGTGGCCGCCGTCGAGACCGAGGTGGCCGAGGCTGCGGCCCCGGAACGCGACATCGCCGTCAAGATCGGTGACGACCTGGTTGAAGTGAAGAACCTGACCATGAAGTTTGGCGGCCTGCTGGCGCTGGACAACATCAGCTTCACCATCAAGCGCGGGGAGATCCTTGGACTGATTGGGCCCAATGGTGCCGGCAAGACCACGTGCTTCAATGCGATGACCGGGGTTTACAAGCCCACGAGTGGCCAGGTGTTGCTCGAAGGCCGGGTGCTTAACGGCGTCAAGCAGCACAAGATCACCCGCGCCGGCTTGGCCCGCACCTTCCAGAACATCCGCCTCTTTGGCGAGATGACGGCGCTGGAAAACGTGGTGGTGGGCCTGGACGCACGGCACAAGACGTCCGTGATCGGGGCACTGCTGCGCCTGCCCCGGCACATCAGGGAGGAAAAGTCAGCCATTGAGCGCGGCATGGCCCTCCTGGAGTTTGTGGGCATCGCCGACCAAGCCGCCACGTTGTCCCGGCACCTGCCGTACGGCAGCCAGCGACGCCTGGAAATTGCGCGCGCCCTGGCCACGGACCCGAAGGTCCTGTGTCTGGACGAGCCCGCGGCCGGCTTCAACCCGGCGGAAAAGGAAGAGCTCATGCAGCTCATCCGCACCATCCGCGACGACGGCTACACCGTGCTGCTGATTGAGCACGACATGAAGCTGGTCATGGGGGTGACCGACAGGATAGTGGTGCTTGAGTTCGGGAAGAAGATTGCCGACGACGTGCCATCCGTGATCAGGGAAGACCCGAAGGTCGTTTCCGCTTATCTGGGGGAGCCCGAAGATGACTTTGCTTGA
- a CDS encoding substrate-binding domain-containing protein — MFKLNTAAKTVAVVLAASALALTGCGRAATPAASSGAGAGGFAANSLIGVALPQKTSENWVLAEKLFNDGLTQAGFKGDVQFANGGVSEQQNQISAMVAKGAKVIIVGAIDGGQLGTQLKQAKDAGATVIAYDRLLLNTPNVDYYVAYDNFKVGELQGQALLDGMKAKKPTGPYNIELFAGSPDDANAKVFFDGAMKVLQPKIDDGTLKVVSGQKSFEQAVTQGWKAENAQKRMDSLLVGSYGSAALDGVLSPNDTLARAIITSVKAAGKPVPTVTGQDSEVESVKSIMAGEQYSTINKDTTALVNHAIEMVKDLQKGTKPEINDPSSYNNGTKVVPAFLLVPKIVTKANAAEQYANDKVLGPLTK, encoded by the coding sequence ATGTTCAAGCTCAACACGGCCGCCAAAACGGTGGCGGTTGTCCTGGCGGCGTCCGCCCTCGCGCTCACGGGCTGCGGCCGCGCGGCCACGCCCGCGGCCTCGTCCGGCGCCGGCGCCGGCGGCTTCGCGGCAAACTCCCTGATCGGCGTCGCCCTCCCCCAAAAAACCAGTGAAAACTGGGTGCTGGCCGAAAAGCTGTTCAATGACGGCCTCACCCAGGCCGGCTTCAAGGGCGACGTCCAGTTTGCCAACGGCGGCGTCTCGGAGCAGCAGAACCAGATCAGCGCCATGGTGGCCAAGGGCGCCAAGGTCATCATTGTCGGCGCCATCGACGGCGGCCAGCTCGGCACGCAGCTCAAGCAGGCCAAGGACGCCGGCGCAACGGTCATCGCCTACGACCGCCTGCTGCTGAACACCCCCAACGTCGACTACTACGTGGCGTACGACAACTTCAAGGTCGGCGAGCTGCAGGGCCAGGCCCTGCTGGACGGCATGAAGGCGAAAAAGCCGACCGGCCCGTACAACATCGAGCTCTTTGCCGGCTCGCCCGACGACGCCAACGCCAAGGTCTTCTTTGACGGCGCCATGAAGGTCCTCCAGCCCAAGATCGACGACGGCACGCTGAAGGTCGTCTCCGGCCAGAAGTCGTTCGAGCAGGCCGTGACCCAGGGCTGGAAGGCGGAGAACGCGCAGAAGCGCATGGACTCCCTTCTGGTCGGCAGCTACGGCTCCGCCGCCCTGGACGGCGTGCTGTCCCCGAACGACACCCTGGCTCGGGCCATCATCACCTCGGTGAAGGCGGCCGGCAAGCCCGTTCCGACCGTGACCGGCCAGGACTCGGAAGTTGAGTCCGTCAAGTCCATCATGGCCGGGGAGCAGTACTCCACGATCAACAAGGACACCACTGCGCTGGTCAACCACGCCATCGAGATGGTCAAGGACCTGCAGAAGGGCACCAAGCCGGAGATCAACGACCCGTCCTCCTACAACAACGGCACCAAGGTTGTTCCGGCCTTCCTGCTGGTTCCCAAGATCGTGACCAAGGCCAACGCCGCCGAGCAGTACGCGAACGACAAGGTGCTCGGTCCACTGACCAAGTAG
- a CDS encoding branched-chain amino acid ABC transporter permease → MSMVDGPTPLHTAKGDQAAENREAVGTPPGSSAAARRRGWFSGLGEKWQALPRQKQWAFLIIVVILAYLLPVINPPLISTEPGNDFALACQTMAIWALVAVGLNIVIGYAGLLDLGYIAFFAVGSYVTAMLTSTDSTFLKIPYLWTIPVAMAVTMFFGVLLGVPTLRLRGDYLAIVTLGFGEIVRILATIIPAMKGQVGFQNVGHPPGTDASGVPIFANSNGTPWYWLTLTILIIVLLLAGNLERSRVGRNWIAIREDEDAAETMGVPTFKYKVWAFAIGAGVGGLSGALMSGQVGFVNNQKFDVVTSVLFVAAVVLGGAGNKVGAILGGALVAYIPLRFTAIADYKYLIFGLALVLIMIYRAHGLLAARQQLLAYGRNAYAAVRASADARAAKAKAVPGKEVSS, encoded by the coding sequence ATGAGCATGGTAGACGGGCCCACACCCCTTCACACGGCCAAGGGAGACCAGGCCGCAGAAAACCGCGAGGCGGTGGGCACCCCGCCCGGCTCCAGCGCGGCCGCGCGACGCCGGGGCTGGTTTAGCGGATTGGGTGAAAAGTGGCAGGCACTGCCCCGCCAGAAGCAATGGGCATTCCTGATCATTGTGGTGATTCTGGCCTACCTGCTGCCGGTGATCAACCCGCCGCTGATCTCAACCGAGCCCGGCAACGACTTTGCCCTGGCCTGCCAGACCATGGCCATCTGGGCCCTCGTGGCGGTCGGGCTCAACATCGTGATCGGGTACGCCGGCCTGCTGGACCTGGGATACATCGCCTTCTTCGCGGTCGGTTCCTACGTGACCGCGATGTTGACCAGTACCGACTCCACGTTCCTGAAGATCCCCTATTTGTGGACCATCCCAGTGGCCATGGCGGTGACCATGTTCTTCGGCGTACTGCTCGGCGTGCCAACGCTGCGCCTGCGCGGCGACTACCTGGCCATCGTCACGCTGGGCTTTGGTGAAATTGTCCGCATTCTCGCCACCATCATCCCGGCCATGAAGGGCCAGGTCGGTTTCCAGAACGTCGGCCACCCGCCGGGAACGGATGCCAGCGGGGTCCCCATCTTCGCCAACTCCAACGGAACACCCTGGTACTGGCTCACGTTGACCATCTTGATCATCGTGCTGCTGCTCGCCGGAAACCTCGAACGCAGCCGGGTGGGCCGGAACTGGATTGCCATCCGCGAGGACGAGGACGCCGCCGAGACCATGGGGGTGCCCACCTTCAAGTACAAGGTGTGGGCGTTTGCCATCGGCGCCGGTGTCGGCGGGCTCTCCGGGGCCCTGATGTCCGGTCAGGTCGGCTTCGTGAACAACCAGAAGTTCGACGTCGTCACCTCCGTGCTGTTCGTGGCCGCCGTCGTGCTGGGCGGGGCGGGCAACAAGGTCGGCGCCATCCTGGGCGGTGCCCTCGTCGCCTACATTCCGTTGAGGTTCACGGCGATCGCCGACTACAAATACCTGATCTTTGGCCTGGCGCTGGTGCTGATCATGATCTACCGCGCCCACGGACTGCTGGCCGCGCGGCAACAGCTGCTGGCCTACGGCAGGAATGCGTACGCCGCAGTGAGGGCCAGCGCCGATGCCAGGGCCGCCAAGGCCAAGGCCGTGCCCGGGAAGGAGGTCTCCTCATGA
- a CDS encoding gamma carbonic anhydrase family protein, with amino-acid sequence MNQLIPFDGHTPSVHESAFVAPSATIIGDASLGPDSSAFYGVVVRGDTATITVGNGSNLQDNVVLHADFGFPTTIGDGVSVGHSAVVHGCTIEDNCLIGMSATVMNGAVVGAGSLVAGGAVVLEGAVIPPGSLVAGVPAKVRREMTEVELEHVKQNASHYVELARKHKAIHG; translated from the coding sequence ATGAACCAGCTGATCCCCTTCGACGGGCACACGCCGTCTGTCCACGAATCCGCCTTTGTGGCGCCCTCCGCCACGATCATTGGCGACGCCTCGCTGGGCCCCGATTCCAGCGCCTTTTACGGCGTGGTGGTGCGTGGCGACACCGCCACCATTACGGTCGGCAACGGTTCCAACCTGCAGGACAACGTGGTGCTCCACGCCGACTTTGGCTTCCCCACCACCATCGGCGACGGCGTCAGTGTGGGCCACAGTGCCGTGGTGCACGGCTGCACCATCGAGGACAACTGCCTGATCGGCATGAGCGCCACAGTCATGAACGGGGCCGTGGTGGGGGCCGGCTCCCTGGTGGCCGGCGGCGCGGTGGTCCTGGAAGGCGCGGTCATTCCGCCCGGCTCCCTCGTGGCCGGCGTCCCGGCGAAGGTCCGCCGTGAAATGACGGAGGTGGAACTTGAGCACGTGAAGCAGAATGCCTCGCACTACGTGGAACTCGCGCGCAAGCACAAGGCAATCCATGGCTGA
- the mmsA gene encoding multiple monosaccharide ABC transporter ATP-binding protein, producing the protein MTPASPIILQMRSITKEFPGVKALSDVSITVRASEIHSICGENGAGKSTLMKVLSGVYPFGSYEGDIVFQGETCEFKDIRASENAGIVIIHQELALIPELSIMENIFLGNEPTRFGVINWAEARMRSLELMARVGLNEDPDTPIKEIGVGKQQLVEIAKALNKSVKLLILDEPTAALNESDSQHLLDLIRGLKGKGISCIMISHKLNEIEQVSDSITIIRDGKSIETLDVKADGVDEDRIIKGMVGRTLESRFPEHTPKIGEVFFEVKNWTVRHPHIADRLVCKNSSFNVRRGEIVGFAGLMGAGRTELARSIFGRSYGNYMSGQIIKDGKEITLRNVPEAIRHGLGYVTEDRKSLGLNLLDDIKTTTVSANLGAISKRSVVDLGKEYAVAEQYRKQLRTKTPSVDEGVSKLSGGNQQKVVLAKWMFTDPDLLILDEPTRGIDVGAKYEIYGIIQALANQGKGVIVISSELPELLGISDRIYTIFEGAITGVLNKNQASQESLMKRMTAAKKTA; encoded by the coding sequence ATGACGCCCGCAAGCCCCATCATTCTCCAGATGCGCTCCATCACCAAGGAATTCCCCGGCGTCAAGGCACTCTCCGACGTTTCCATCACCGTCCGCGCCAGCGAGATTCACTCCATTTGTGGCGAGAACGGCGCCGGGAAGTCCACGCTCATGAAGGTCCTCTCCGGCGTCTACCCGTTCGGCAGCTACGAGGGCGACATCGTTTTCCAAGGCGAGACCTGCGAGTTCAAGGACATCCGAGCCAGCGAAAACGCCGGGATCGTCATCATCCATCAGGAACTGGCCCTGATCCCAGAGCTGTCCATCATGGAGAACATCTTCTTGGGCAACGAGCCCACAAGGTTCGGCGTCATCAACTGGGCCGAGGCCCGCATGCGCTCACTGGAACTGATGGCCCGCGTCGGGCTGAACGAGGACCCCGACACCCCGATCAAGGAAATCGGCGTCGGCAAGCAGCAGCTCGTGGAAATCGCGAAGGCCCTGAACAAGTCGGTCAAGCTGCTCATCCTCGACGAGCCCACCGCCGCCCTGAACGAGTCCGATTCGCAGCATCTCCTGGACCTGATCCGGGGGTTGAAGGGCAAGGGCATCAGCTGCATCATGATCTCCCACAAGCTCAATGAGATCGAGCAGGTCTCCGACTCCATCACCATCATCCGGGACGGCAAGTCGATCGAGACCCTGGACGTCAAGGCCGACGGCGTCGATGAGGACCGCATCATCAAGGGCATGGTGGGCCGGACCCTCGAATCCCGGTTCCCGGAGCACACGCCAAAAATCGGCGAGGTCTTTTTCGAGGTCAAGAACTGGACCGTGCGCCACCCTCATATCGCGGACCGCCTGGTGTGCAAGAACTCCAGCTTCAATGTCCGCCGCGGCGAGATCGTCGGCTTCGCCGGCCTCATGGGCGCCGGCCGCACCGAACTGGCCCGGTCCATCTTCGGCCGCTCCTACGGCAACTACATGTCCGGGCAGATCATCAAGGACGGCAAGGAAATCACCCTCCGCAACGTCCCCGAGGCCATCAGGCACGGCCTCGGCTACGTCACCGAAGACCGCAAGAGCCTGGGCCTGAACCTGCTCGACGACATCAAGACCACCACCGTCTCGGCCAACCTGGGCGCCATCTCGAAGCGATCCGTCGTCGACCTCGGCAAGGAATACGCGGTGGCAGAGCAATACCGCAAGCAGCTGCGCACCAAGACACCCAGCGTGGACGAAGGTGTCTCCAAGCTCTCCGGCGGAAACCAACAAAAAGTGGTCCTCGCCAAGTGGATGTTCACGGACCCGGACCTGCTCATCCTCGACGAACCCACACGCGGGATCGACGTCGGGGCCAAGTACGAGATCTACGGGATCATCCAGGCGCTCGCCAACCAAGGCAAGGGAGTCATCGTCATCTCCTCGGAACTGCCGGAGCTGCTGGGCATTTCCGACCGGATCTACACCATTTTCGAGGGCGCCATCACCGGCGTCCTCAACAAGAACCAGGCCAGCCAGGAATCGTTGATGAAACGCATGACCGCTGCCAAGAAAACTGCCTAG
- a CDS encoding ROK family transcriptional regulator — MFDDDSSTSLASGAPAKPGSQSALRMRNQLRLTDQLLRGGPATQAELSRLTGLSTATVSNIVKGMHQAGLVTLTATTSSGRRAHSVRYIGDSSLAAGIDFGRTHVRVVLANRSHQVMAERQIPLPLGHDATVGIAAAAKLLDELLTEKAIARSTLVGAGAGIPGPIDRRTGKVIQGAILPEWVGINLHERLKSALDLPVFIENDANLGALAQITWGAYAAVPNLVFVKIGTGIGAGLIVNGALYSGSIGVTGEIGHLTINEAGLICRCGNRGCLETIASTATMIQLLSRDKAHPVDADDIVQHAKSGDSTTLRVLEDAGTAVGRALANISNLMSPDVVVIGGPLATLGELLLSPIRRGLLRHAVPIVGENTTLATSALGSRSEALGAVSLVFQHEPSQQNI, encoded by the coding sequence ATGTTCGACGACGACAGCAGCACCAGCCTCGCCTCGGGGGCCCCCGCGAAGCCAGGTTCACAATCGGCCCTGCGGATGCGAAACCAGCTGCGGCTCACCGACCAGCTGCTTCGCGGGGGGCCAGCCACGCAGGCCGAGCTGTCCCGGCTGACCGGCCTGTCCACCGCAACGGTGTCGAACATCGTCAAGGGCATGCACCAGGCGGGCCTGGTCACGCTGACCGCCACCACCAGCTCTGGACGGCGCGCCCACTCGGTGCGTTACATCGGCGACAGCTCCCTTGCCGCCGGGATCGACTTCGGACGCACCCACGTGCGCGTGGTCCTGGCCAACAGGTCACACCAGGTGATGGCCGAACGCCAGATCCCGCTGCCGCTGGGGCATGACGCCACCGTGGGAATTGCCGCCGCCGCCAAGCTGCTGGACGAGCTGCTCACGGAAAAGGCCATTGCGCGGTCCACGCTGGTCGGTGCCGGCGCCGGAATCCCCGGTCCCATCGACCGGCGCACGGGCAAGGTCATCCAGGGCGCCATCCTGCCGGAGTGGGTGGGAATCAACCTGCACGAGCGGCTCAAGTCCGCCCTGGACCTGCCCGTATTCATTGAGAACGACGCCAACCTCGGGGCCCTGGCCCAGATTACCTGGGGAGCGTACGCGGCCGTGCCCAACCTGGTATTCGTCAAGATCGGCACGGGCATCGGCGCGGGCCTGATCGTGAACGGCGCGCTCTATTCGGGCAGCATCGGCGTGACCGGGGAAATCGGCCACCTCACCATCAACGAAGCCGGGCTGATCTGCCGCTGCGGCAACCGCGGATGCCTGGAGACCATTGCCTCCACGGCCACCATGATCCAGCTTCTGAGCCGTGACAAGGCCCATCCGGTCGACGCCGATGACATCGTCCAGCATGCCAAGTCGGGCGACTCCACCACGCTGCGCGTTCTCGAGGACGCGGGAACGGCCGTGGGGCGGGCCCTGGCCAACATCTCCAACCTCATGAGCCCGGACGTCGTCGTCATCGGGGGCCCGCTGGCGACGCTGGGCGAGCTGTTGCTTTCGCCCATCCGGCGGGGCCTGCTGCGCCATGCTGTTCCGATCGTCGGGGAGAACACCACGCTGGCCACGTCGGCCCTGGGGTCCCGGTCGGAAGCGCTGGGGGCTGTGTCGCTGGTCTTCCAGCACGAACCATCACAGCAAAACATTTGA